One Cicer arietinum cultivar CDC Frontier isolate Library 1 chromosome 8, Cicar.CDCFrontier_v2.0, whole genome shotgun sequence DNA segment encodes these proteins:
- the LOC101489576 gene encoding histone-lysine N-methyltransferase, H3 lysine-9 specific SUVH3 → MNLESSRGMAMSAGNGHSEEEFRKPLMENEDSTVLAQPKFKRRKVSAIRDFPAECGPFCSGVGPILIVNNGGFGSVNGTIVEDKSGEHFGGEAENDPQDSEFKNNSLLTETPDQTSDCGLKEGNPVVSSHQVDGTTLANNGPAKVALVGMETLDMEISTEDSSLEKENPVVSSHQVDGPTFVNHRHAKVASVSMEALDAEFATEGCSLKNENPVVSSHLVDGSTLANDERAKLALVGMETLGMEFATENSVKQDFSYISKSSSPVGEVAMSDDLKSSSSNINIGGSGACVEEAITRRYPPRRKIAAVRDFPRLCGRNAPRLSKDECLKEISLNKNRVGLQDLALDVGPFKKVAAANIKELENNIPLEHGYKRKLADIVQADSEGNDTREKYIKLPEKRNHHQVNINSKAVAKEEMKDIVLAEGTSALDIVYPEVRSPEGKLNVSSGRKVVLGLMSKSECPWRSDNDCSKFKSIEGTNERKRKKVDFYAQIDRSKTAIKTKLVPNHSGHNSLKKKKGNSTSDGMGQLVIREKDSLGPNENNKDFKSVPKPLSVIVPPLGNSDFSGHVNDSVTRNKVRQTLRLFQAVSRKLLQEVEAKSSERERKRIDLQAAKILKENGNYVNTGKQLLGPVPGVEVGDEFQYRVELNMIGLHRQTQGGIDYLKHNGKILATSIVASGGYADELDNSDVLIYTGQGGNVMTTGKEPEDQKLERGNLALKNSSEEKNPVRVIRGSESMDGKSKTYVYDGLYLVESHWQDMGPHGKLVYRFRLRRIPGQPELALKEVKKSKKFKTREGLCVEDISYGVERIPICAVNIIDDEKPPPFKYITSMMYPDCCNLVRPEGCNCTNGCSDLDKCSCVLKNGGEIPFNHNGAIVEAKPLVYECGPKCKCPLTCHNRVSQLGIKMQLEIFKTNSRGWGVRSLNSISSGSFICEYIGEVLEDKEAEQRTGNDEYLFDIGNNNSNNTLWDGLSTLMPESQSHSCEIVKDVGFTIDAAKFGNVGRFVNHSCSPNLYAQNVLYDHHDSRIPHIMLFAAENIPPLQELTYDYNYMIDQVRDSNGNIKKKNCYCGSVECTGRLY, encoded by the coding sequence ATGAATTTGGAGTCATCAAGAGGAATGGCAATGTCAGCCGGTAATGGGCATTCTGAAGAAGAATTTCGGAAGCCATTGATGGAAAATGAGGATTCCACTGTCCTTGCTCAGCCCAAGTTTAAGCGCCGTAAAGTTTCTGCAATTCGTGATTTTCCAGCAGAATGTGGACCATTTTGTTCTGGGGTTGGTCCAATCTTAATAGTAAATAATGGTGGCTTTGGTTCTGTTAATGGTACAATTGTTGAGGATAAGAGTGGCGAGCATTTCGGGGGTGAAGCTGAAAATGATCCTCAAGATTCTGAGTTCAAAAATAATTCGTTATTGACAGAGACTCCTGACCAAACAAGTGACTGTGGTTTGAAGGAGGGAAATCCTGTGGTCTCATCTCATCAAGTGGATGGGACTACTTTGGCTAACAATGGACCTGCAAAAGTGGCATTGGTGGGCATGGAAACTTTGGATATGGAAATTTCAACTGAAGACTCTAGCTTGGAAAAGGAAAATCCTGTGGTCTCATCTCATCAAGTGGATGGGCCTACTTTTGTTAACCACAGACATGCAAAAGTGGCATCGGTGAGCATGGAAGCTTTGGATGCGGAATTTGCAACTGAAGGCTGTAGTTTGAAGAATGAAAATCCTGTGGTTTCATCTCATCTAGTGGATGGATCTACTTTGGCTAATGATGAACGTGCAAAATTGGCATTGGTGGGCATGGAAACTTTGGGTATGGAATTTGCAACAGAAAACTCTGTAAAACAGGATTTCTCTTATATATCAAAGTCATCATCTCCAGTCGGTGAGGTAGCTATGTCTGACGACTTGAAATCCTCATCGTCCAATATCAACATTGGTGGTTCTGGTGCTTGTGTTGAGGAGGCTATAACTAGAAGGTATCCTCCTCGTAGAAAAATTGCAGCGGTCAGAGACTTTCCTCGTTTATGTGGACGCAATGCTCCCCGTCTCAGTAAGGATGAGTGTCTAAAGGAGATCTCTTTGAATAAAAACAGAGTGGGTCTACAAGACTTGGCTTTAGATGTCGGTCCATTTAAAAAAGTTGCAGCCGCCAACATAAAAGAATTGGAAAATAACATTCCACTTGAACATGGTTACAAGAGAAAGCTTGCTGACATCGTTCAAGCTGATTCTGAAGGGAATGATACAAGAGAAAAGTACATTAAACTTCCTGAAAAACGTAATCATCATCAGGTTAACATAAATTCCAAGGCAGTGGCTAAAGAGGAAATGAAGGACATTGTACTGGCTGAGGGAACATCAGCGTTAGATATTGTTTACCCAGAAGTCCGAAGTCCTGAGGGAAAACTGAACGTCTCATCAGGCAGGAAAGTAGTGCTAGGCTTGATGTCTAAATCAGAATGTCCTTGGAGATCTGATAATGATTGCTCCAAATTTAAATCAATAGAGGGTACAAATGAAAGGAAGCGAAAGAAAGTTGATTTTTATGCCCAAATAGACAGGTCTAAAACTGCTATCAAGACGAAACTGGTACCAAATCATTCGGGGCACAATTcactgaaaaagaaaaaaggaaattCTACTTCTGATGGCATGGGTCAATTAGTAATACGGGAGAAGGATTCTCTTGGTCCTAATGAAAATAACAAAGACTTTAAAAGTGTCCCAAAACCACTTAGTGTAATTGTTCCTCCTCTTGGTAATAGTGATTTCAGTGGTCATGTGAATGACTCAGTGACCCGAAATAAAGTGAGGCAAACATTACGCCTGTTCCAAGCTGTTTCTAGAAAGCTTTTGCAAGAAGTGGAAGCAAAGTCAAGTGAGCGAGAAAGAAAGAGGATTGATTTACAAGCCGCAAAGATACTTAAGGAAAATGGGAACTATGTTAACACAGGGAAGCAGCTCTTGGGACCTGTCCCTGGGGTCGAAGTCGGTGATGAGTTTCAATACAGAGTGGAGCTTAATATGATTGGCCTTCATCGCCAGACTCAGGGTGGTATAGATTATCTGAAGCACAATGGTAAGATCCTTGCAACTAGTATCGTTGCGTCGGGGGGATATGCTGATGAATTAGATAATTCGGATGTTTTGATTTATACGGGGCAGGGTGGAAATGTGATGACCACTGGTAAAGAGCCAGAAGATCAGAAGCTTGAAAGAGGCAATCTTGCTTTGAAAAACAGTAGCGAGGAAAAGAATCCTGTTAGGGTGATACGGGGTTCTGAATCAATGGATGGAAAATCCAAGACATATGTTTATGATGGACTGTATCTAGTTGAGTCGCATTGGCAGGATATGGGGCCACATGGGAAACTGGTTTATAGGTTTCGCTTGCGAAGAATCCCAGGTCAACCAGAACTTGCCTTGAAGGAAGTGAAGAAatctaaaaagttcaaaacAAGAGAAGGTCTGTGTGTTGAAGATATTTCTTACGGGGTAGAGCGAATTCCCATATGTGCTGTGAACATCATAGATGATGAGAAACCCCCACCATTTAAATACATAACTAGTATGATGTATCCTGATTGTTGCAATCTCGTCCGTCCAGAAGGCTGTAATTGTACCAATGGATGCTCTGACCTGGACAAATGTTCTTGTGTACTTAAAAATGGGGGTGAGATCCCATTTAATCACAATGGGGCTATTGTAGAAGCAAAGCCTCTAGTTTATGAGTGTGGGCCTAAATGCAAGTGCCCTTTAACCTGCCATAACAGAGTCAGCCAACTTGGCATAAAGATGCAACTCGaaatttttaaaaccaattcaAGGGGATGGGGTGTAAGATCCCTAAATTCCATCTCATCAGGAAGTTTTATCTGTGAATATATAGGAGAGGTTCTTGAAGACAAAGAAGCTGAACAAAGAACTGGTAATGACGAGTATCTTTTTGATATTGGAAATAACAACAGCAACAATACTCTTTGGGATGGACTTTCGACCCTTATGCCAGAGTCGCAGTCACATTCTTGTGAAATAGTGAAGGATGTTGGCTTCACCATCGACGCTGCTAAGTTTGGTAATGTGGGGAGATTCGTCAATCATAGTTGCTCCCCTAATCTTTATGCTCAGAATGTCCTTTACGATCATCATGACAGCAGGATTCCTCACATCATGTTATTTGCTGCTGAGAACATTCCTCCCTTGCAAGAGCTGACTTACGATTACAATTATATGATAGATCAAGTCCGTGATTCTAACGGCAATATTAAAAAGAAGAATTGCTATTGTGGTTCCGTGGAATGTACTGGTAGGTTGTATTAA